TCATCTTCCAGCCCGGCTATCCGCGCCGCGACGTGATCCAGCAGGTCGGCAGCCAGATCGTGTTCTCGCGCGAGGATTTCCGCAAGAACAAGCGCGACATCGAACAGTCGAGCAATATCCCCTTCCTGGGCTCGGGCCCCTATGTCTTCGACAGCGCCGAGATGGGGCGTTCGCTCAGCGTCAGGCGCAACCCGGATTACTGGGGCAAGGACCTGCCGATCAACAAGGGCCGGCACAATTTCGACAAGATCCGCATGGAGTATTTCTCGGATTACGACGCCGCCTTCGAGGCGTTCAAGGCCGGGGTCTATACCTTCCGCAACGAATCCTCCTCGATCCACTGGGCGACGCGCTATGACTTCCCGGCGCTGAAATCCGGCGCGGTCAAGCAGGAGGTGCTGCCGAACGGCGACCTCGCCACCGGGCAAAGCTGGATCTTCAACCTGCGGCGCGAGACCTGGCAGGACATCCGCGTGCGCCAGGCCATCGGGCTGATGTTCAACTTCGAATGGTCGAACGAGACGCTGTTCTATGGGCTCAACACCCGCGTCAACAGCTTCTGGGACAACAGCGAACTGGCCGCGACCGGCAAGCCCTCGCCCGAGGAACTGGCGCTGCTGGAACCCTTGGCGAAAGACCTGCCCGAGGGCATCCTGACCGAGGATGCGGTGATGCAGCCGGTCTCGGGCAAGACCCAGCTCGACCGCAAGAACCTGCGCGCGGCCTCGGCGCTCTTGGATCAGGCGGGCTGGAAGCCGGGGCCGGACGGGATGCGCGTGAACCAGAAGGGCCAGCGGCTGAAGCTGGAAATCCTGAACGACAACCAGAGCTTCGACCGCATCATCAACCCCTTCGTGCAGAACCTGCGCGCGCTTGGCGTCGATGCGGTGAACGCGCGGGTCGACGATGCCGAGATGACCAACCGCACCCGCGGCCATGATTTCGACATGATTACCGACAATTTCGCCCAGCTTGGCTTCTATGTCGGCGGCGGCACCGAACAGGTCTTCGGTTCGGAAAACGTGGGCGACGTGTTCAACCCCATGGGGCTGGCGAACCCGGCCATCGACGCGCTGATCGAGAAGGGGATCGAGGCCAAGACCCAGGTCGAGATGGACGCCATCGTCCATGCGCTGGACCGCAGCCTGCGCGCGCTGCGCTTCTGGGTGCCGCAATGGTACAAGGCCGATTACACCCTGGCCTATTACGATATCTATGCCCACCCCGAG
This portion of the Paracoccus sp. N5 genome encodes:
- a CDS encoding extracellular solute-binding protein, whose protein sequence is MTMPFLRHAPMALLLALLPVTAPAQEPKPGTIVSHGIAVFGTPELPADYPHLRYVNPDAPKGGEISEWGIGGFDSYNPFTHRGRATALSVIMLERLMEDPADERGSSYCLLCETIEYPESRDWVIFHLRPEAKFSDGTPLTAHDVLFSFELLRDKGLSSYRTGIAKMVAKAEVIDEHTIKFIFQPGYPRRDVIQQVGSQIVFSREDFRKNKRDIEQSSNIPFLGSGPYVFDSAEMGRSLSVRRNPDYWGKDLPINKGRHNFDKIRMEYFSDYDAAFEAFKAGVYTFRNESSSIHWATRYDFPALKSGAVKQEVLPNGDLATGQSWIFNLRRETWQDIRVRQAIGLMFNFEWSNETLFYGLNTRVNSFWDNSELAATGKPSPEELALLEPLAKDLPEGILTEDAVMQPVSGKTQLDRKNLRAASALLDQAGWKPGPDGMRVNQKGQRLKLEILNDNQSFDRIINPFVQNLRALGVDAVNARVDDAEMTNRTRGHDFDMITDNFAQLGFYVGGGTEQVFGSENVGDVFNPMGLANPAIDALIEKGIEAKTQVEMDAIVHALDRSLRALRFWVPQWYKADYTLAYYDIYAHPEKLPPYLLGELDFWWYDADKAEKLKQSGALR